The genomic window CTGGGTCGGCGTCTACGGCTTTGCCGCGAGCGATTTCGCGCTGTCGGTCACGTCGCGCAACAACACCCTCAGCATCGCCACGGGCACCCAGCAGACCGCGGCAATCCAACAAGGTGAGTGGCACTACTACAGCGTGCAGAACACCGCCGGCGTCGCGGCGGCGTCCATCAGCTTGAGCAACCTCAGCGCTGACATCGACCTCTACACCGATGCCAGCGGCTTTCCGAGCCTGACCAACTTCGACTGCCGCAGCTACCGAGGCGGTACGGCAGCCGAGGACTGCGTCGAGAGCCTGGTCGGCGGCACAACGGTGATCGGTGTCTACGGCTACCGGGCCGGCACCTACACCCTGGCCGTGGGCGCCACGCTGGCAACGCGCTCCAAGCTCGAGACCAAGCTTGAAAAGGGCGTGGACGCCAAAGCCGCCGACCTGAGTGGCGCGGTGATCCCCGCGGGAAGTGTGAGCGGCGGTGGCGGTGCCCTGGGCGCTCTGACTCTGCTCGGGCTCGCCGGCCTGCGCCGGCGGCGCGGGCGCGGCTGAGCAGCAAGGCACGGAAAACCGGACAGGCAGTCCTCAGCCGCTACACGCGGCCGTGCTGTGTCAACCGCTCCCGCAGTGTGGCCTCCGCCACCGGGTCGCCGGCGCACAGGGCAAACACCAGTGCCTGGGTCCAGAAGAAACACGCGCCATCGACCTCGCCGCGCGCAGCGTGGTACGCACCGATGGCCGCGTAAGCCGCGCTGACCGCGGTGTCGTCGCCCGTGGCAAGTGCGTCGGACAACGCAGACGCAAGTGCGCCTGTATCCGGCGTCACGCAGTCCGGTCAGCGTGGGCGAGGTAACGTCCGGCGACCCACTGGTGAAAGCAATGGGTCGCGTTGTCCATCACCGGCGAAAAGACGCCGCCGTCGAATCGGGGCCCAGCCCGTCCGCGCTGCATGCCTTCGCACACACCGATGTCTTCTTCGAAAACGGTTTTCCACATGGTGGTGTTGGTCTGTCGCAGGTCGGCCATATCAGGCCCGGCGCTGCGTTCGGACGCGTAGAAAATCTCTATGTGCTCGCGCGTCCGCGACTGCGAGATCGGTTCGAGCACGATCGCGAAGGTATGGTCACGGTGCACGCCGAGCATCACATTGGGGAACACCGTGATGTATTCGGCGCCGGCGGACCACATGGTGTCGAGGTCGTCGAAATCGTCAAACTGTCTGCCGTCTTCGCTCAAGGTCGGCCGGTACACACGTGTACCCTGCCCGGCGTAATGCCCTTGTGACAGGATGTTGTAGTGGTCTTCCAGGCGCGAATAGCTGTTCAGCGCCGGGTGAATCCACGGCAGGTGGTAGCTCTCGCAGTAGTTTTCGACCGCGAGCTTCCAGTTGGTGTTGACATCGAGTGTGAAGCTCGAGTCGGGCCCCGCGTGATACAACGGGCGGTCGAATTCGCGCCAGCGTGTCGTGAGATCACCGCAGTAGTCTTCGAACGGCGGCGCATCACCCGAGAGGTTGACGAAAACCACACCGAGCCAGACGGTCGTGCGAAACGCAATCAGCCCGGTGTCCTTCGGTGAGATGGCGTCGTGGGTGTTGTGCCCGGGTCCGCCCACGTGCGGCGTCGCCTTGAGACTGCCGTCGAGCGCATAGCACCAGGAGTGGTAAGGGCAGCGGATGACGCCTTTGAGGTGGGTCGGCTCGTCAACCAGCACCATACCCCGGTGTCGGCAGGTGTTCTGGAACACCCGCACCTGATTGTCACGGCCGCGCACCATCAGCAACGGTACGCCGAGGAACGTGATCGGCGTGGCGTCCCCGGCCCTGGGCACGTCTTTCTCGTAGCCGATTCCGGCCCAGCCGGTCGAGAACACCCCGTCCCGTTCGGCCAGGAGTGCGTCGGGATCCGTGTAACAGGGGTTTGGCAACCCGCGTGCGGATTCGATGTCACCCGTGGCCCGTTGAAGTTCTGATTGAATGGTCGCGAACACCGCAGCTTCCTCCGTCGGACGGATCAACACGGCACTGGAGCACAGTATATGCCGTTTGGACGGCGCGAGTGTGCGCTGCCATTGGCGCTTACCCTTGTCTGTCCCGGCCACTAAGATGGACCAACGCGACACCCCATGCATGCTTCGAACGGCCAGCCGGATCGGGATTTGCTGCACGAGACGCCTGACTGCCGAGATTATCGCCCGACCATGGTTCTGCCCCGATTCGCCCTCGCCGCCCTGCTCTCGCTCTGCACCGTCGGGTCGGCGTCCGCGAACGGCGCCGCGAGCTCGACCTTCTACCCGCGCACCGTCGTAAGTCAGCAGGGTGTGCCGACCACACTCGCACCCGAGCGTGAGCCGGTGGCCTTGAACGACCGCCGTGATTGGGTGTTCTCGGTCGAGGGACGCCAACCGGACGACGTCACGGCTGTGCGGCTCAGCCTGCCACGCGAAGGCATCAGCACCGACGTGAGCCCCCGCTTCGAGTCGGGTCACTGGGTGCTGCCGGACCTCGTCTTCGACGTGGTTGGCGTGTGGCTGGTGGACATCATGTTCACCACCACGGCGGGCGCCGACAGCGCGCAGTTTCGCCTGGCAATCGACACCGAGGCCTTTGTCGTCGCCGAGCGGCCATCACCTGCGCAGGTCGCCCTGATCAACGCCATGGCGCTGCCGCGCGACCCACCACCGCCGTTGACTGCGACGGCGCGGGCCGCCGCGACACTGGGCCAACAGCTGTTCTTCGACACCGGCTTGAGCCGCGACGGCCGTCAGTCGTGCGCGAGCTGCCATGCGCCTGGGCGCGCCTTCACTGACGGTCGGGCGCGCTCGCACCCGGACACGCGCAATGCCCCGGGCTTGATCGGGATCGCCGACAAGCGCTGGTTCAACCGCGATGG from Pseudomonadota bacterium includes these protein-coding regions:
- a CDS encoding PPC domain-containing protein encodes the protein GLAADGGGDGGGDGGGGGDGGGDGGGDGDGDGGDGDGGGDGGGGGGGGSTTGTVAVGQTLEHTVGLQAWHTYRITGAAAGTTLAINLAQLTADADLYVRSGAEPTLQAFDCRSFAAGTQSEQCTVTQGTGPLWVGVYGFAASDFALSVTSRNNTLSIATGTQQTAAIQQGEWHYYSVQNTAGVAAASISLSNLSADIDLYTDASGFPSLTNFDCRSYRGGTAAEDCVESLVGGTTVIGVYGYRAGTYTLAVGATLATRSKLETKLEKGVDAKAADLSGAVIPAGSVSGGGGALGALTLLGLAGLRRRRGRG
- a CDS encoding aromatic ring-hydroxylating dioxygenase subunit alpha, producing the protein MFATIQSELQRATGDIESARGLPNPCYTDPDALLAERDGVFSTGWAGIGYEKDVPRAGDATPITFLGVPLLMVRGRDNQVRVFQNTCRHRGMVLVDEPTHLKGVIRCPYHSWCYALDGSLKATPHVGGPGHNTHDAISPKDTGLIAFRTTVWLGVVFVNLSGDAPPFEDYCGDLTTRWREFDRPLYHAGPDSSFTLDVNTNWKLAVENYCESYHLPWIHPALNSYSRLEDHYNILSQGHYAGQGTRVYRPTLSEDGRQFDDFDDLDTMWSAGAEYITVFPNVMLGVHRDHTFAIVLEPISQSRTREHIEIFYASERSAGPDMADLRQTNTTMWKTVFEEDIGVCEGMQRGRAGPRFDGGVFSPVMDNATHCFHQWVAGRYLAHADRTA